The Candidatus Binatia bacterium genome includes the window GCACCACCTCGCGCTCACGCTCCTCTGCCAGCCGGCGCAGCTCGTCCGCCGCAAACGCCCGTACGGCAACCCGGACCACCGCCGACCGAGTCCGCAGGAGACTCGATCCGGCAACGAGTCGATCCACGGTTTCGAGGGTCGATTCGTCTATGCTGATCGCAATAGTTTTCATATCGGCGATACTATTATGATTGGATGCGTTCGCAAGTCCTTCCACGAGCCGCAGGCGATCGGGACAGGGAACTGACGAGACACCCACATGCGCGCCCCGCAACCGCGCACGCGGATTGGCAATCGGCAAGCGGGCGCGCCGACGGCGGCGTGACACGGCGGTTATCCGAGTGCTCTTCGCAGCACGCGGGACTCCCGACCTCGACGTGTTCGACGTGACCACGGCGTTGCCCACGTTCACGCGGGTCGCACCACGACAACCCGCGGTAATCCCTGGCATTCGCTCACCGGAGCGGGTCGATTTCGCGTCCATGGCTTCGTTTTCGACGGCAAAACCGGCGCCATACGCTCCCGCGTCCTCGCGCTGGACAGCCGAGTTCTCGATCGCGTCGATCGCGCGAAGATGTCCGCGGCTTCCCACCTCGCGCTGCCTACGGGTGACGAGCTCGCGACCTCCCGCCGCCAGGCTCTCGGTGCCGTGCGCCGGCCGCTGCCGCTCGACCGACACCACCGTGTCCTCACGCACGCAGTGTCGTGGCCCCAACGCCGATCTCGCCGCCCTCACTCGCGCCGCCAGTTCTCGATCACAAGGCGCGGCACCCGGGCGAACTCCCGTTCGTTGTCAGTTACAAGCACCGATCCGAGAGCGCGGGCATGAGCGGCGATCAGCAGATCGTTGGGTCCGATGGGCGTTCCGGCGCGTTCGAGGTACGCACGGATGTCGGCGTAGTGCTTGTCGATGGGCGCCTCGATCGGCAGCTGCGGAATCTCTCGAAGGAGGACATCGAGCCGCCTCGCCAGGCGCTTCGAACCGCTCTTTACGGCACCGAAGCGGACTTCGCAGGCCACCACGACGCTCACCGCGACGTGCTCGGCGCCCACCTCGGCCAGATGCCGGGCAACCGCGCCCTGAGGATCGCGCGCCAGGTCGGAAACGATGTTGGTGTCGAGGAGATAGCGCGGGGCCGCCATTAGGACTCTACATCCTCGAGCGGCAAGAGACCTTCATCGACGTCAGGGAACGGATCGGGAATCGGCTTCCAGCGGGCGAGCACCTCGACGAGCCGGCTGCGCTGGACGATTGGCTCGAGGACGACTCGCTTCCCTTCCTTGTAGATCCGCACCCGGTCGCCGGGCATTTCGAGCTCGCGAGGAATGCGGACGGCCTGGTTCCGGCCGTTACGAAACAGCCGGGCCTGACGATCAGGAGCTTTTGCCGTCGAAGGCATAGGCCAAGCCTATGCTGCACCGCTGCGACGATCAAGTTCTCCTGCCGTTCCGGGCAGGAGCTTTGGAAGGAACTGACGAGACACCTGTACGATTCACGGGTGAGCGGTGGGGCAGAGGAACTGACGAGACGTCGACATGCGCGCCCCGCAACCGGCGCCCGAATCGGCGACATGTTCATGAGCCTGATCCACACCGCCGAGCTGAACGGCGCCAATCCCTTCGAGTACCTGGTCGCGCTGATGCGGCCGGTGTTCACACGTCGTCGAGCGACGTCCAGCCCTTGTTCTCGGCGCGCCGCAGGGCACGGTCGTAGGTCTGCCAGAAGCGCTTGTTCTGGGAGATCGCCACGATCTCGAGGTCGGTGTCTTCCGTCACCGGCATCAGGACGGCGCAGGGCCGACCGTTCTTCGTGATCACCACCGACCCCTCCTCCGCGAGGGCACCGACGATCTTGCTGAGATTGGCCTTCACCTCGCGAATGCTCTCGATCTTCATAAGATGAACCTCTTGCCGTCGATGATCAGAAAACTGCCGCTCTTCCGGCCGACCAGGACCACCTGCACGGTCTCGTCGACGACCCGATAGAAGACACGCCAATCCCGAATGCGCAGCTCGTAGTCTGCAACCCGAGAAGGGCGCCGCAAACGGAAGCGGTTCCGCGTCTCCTGCGTGGCATCCGATTCGCCGAGTTGCTCACGCATCTGGTCCTGCACGAGACGGCGATCGGATGCGCGGAGCGCCCGCAACTGACGTACGGCATCCGGGGAGAGCGCCACTCGCCGCTTGACCACACTCCGCTACGTAGTCTCAATTGAGACTACACGCAAGCAAGCCCTCGCGGCGACCGGCGCGACTGAGTTCACGCGGGTCGCACCACGACAACCCGCGGTAATCCCTGGCATTCGGTCACCGGAGCGGGTCGATTTCGCGTCCATGGCTTCGTTTTCGACGGCAAAACCGGCGCCATACGCTCCCGCGTCCTCGCGCTGGACAGCCGAGTTCTCGATCGCGTCGATCGCGCGAAGATGTCCGCGGCGTCCCACCTCGCGCTGCATACGGGTGACGAGCTCGCGACCTCCCGCCGGCAGGCTCTCGGTGCCGTGCGCCGGCCGCCTCGATCGGCAGCTGCGGAATCTCTCGCAGGAGTGCCCATGACCTGGCGGTCGTCTCAAGACGATGAAAACGCGGTCCCCTCTGCGGGGTCGGGGTCGGAATCGCTATCGGGATCGGGGCATTCGAATCGATACCGATTCCGATACCGATGCCGACCCCGATGGCTGCCCGCCGTTGCGCCTGGTCGGGCGTTTCCGGACCCCACCCACCGCCGGCCACCGCTCCCCCCAATTTCCGAAGGAGTACATCGAAGCCGCCTCGCCAGGCGCTTCGAACCGCTCTTTGTGGCACCGAAGCGGACCTCGCAGGCCACCACGACGCTCACCGCGACGAGCTCGGCGCGCACCTGCCGGTCTCACGCCGCTCGCGTTCGCTCGACGCTCAGCTTGAGGCCGAGTGCGCGAAGCAGTTCCATGACGGTCTCGATCTTCGGGTTCCCCCGGCGCGACAGC containing:
- a CDS encoding ribbon-helix-helix domain-containing protein, translating into MKTIAISIDESTLETVDRLVAGSSLLRTRSAVVRVAVRAFAADELRRLAEEREREVVRKHRQRLSRQARALIAEQAGS
- a CDS encoding type II toxin-antitoxin system VapC family toxin, with protein sequence MAAPRYLLDTNIVSDLARDPQGAVARHLAEVGAEHVAVSVVVACEVRFGAVKSGSKRLARRLDVLLREIPQLPIEAPIDKHYADIRAYLERAGTPIGPNDLLIAAHARALGSVLVTDNEREFARVPRLVIENWRRE
- a CDS encoding AbrB/MazE/SpoVT family DNA-binding domain-containing protein, which produces MPSTAKAPDRQARLFRNGRNQAVRIPRELEMPGDRVRIYKEGKRVVLEPIVQRSRLVEVLARWKPIPDPFPDVDEGLLPLEDVES
- a CDS encoding type II toxin-antitoxin system Phd/YefM family antitoxin → MKIESIREVKANLSKIVGALAEEGSVVITKNGRPCAVLMPVTEDTDLEIVAISQNKRFWQTYDRALRRAENKGWTSLDDV
- a CDS encoding type II toxin-antitoxin system RelE/ParE family toxin; protein product: MVKRRVALSPDAVRQLRALRASDRRLVQDQMREQLGESDATQETRNRFRLRRPSRVADYELRIRDWRVFYRVVDETVQVVLVGRKSGSFLIIDGKRFIL